In Corvus moneduloides isolate bCorMon1 chromosome 3, bCorMon1.pri, whole genome shotgun sequence, one DNA window encodes the following:
- the LOC116442037 gene encoding opsin-5-like yields MSGMASDHKNSSQEEYIPHYLQKEDPFASKLSREADIIAGFYLTIIGILSTLGNGYVIFMCSKRKKKLRPAEIMTVNLAVCDLGISVVGKPFSIISFFCHRWMFGWLGCRWYGWAGFFFGCGSLITMTAVSLDRYLKICHLSYGTWLKRHHAFICLAIIWAYATFWATVPFAGVGSYAPEPFGTSCTLDWWLAQASVAGQAFVLSILFFCLLFPTAVIVFSYVKIILKVKSSTKEVAHYDTRIQNSHILEMKLTKVAMLICAGFLIAWIPYAVVSVWSAFGQPDSVPIQFSVIPTLLAKSAAMYNPIIYQVIDCKFSCCRSGGLKAKSSLKKSRTYTISAHRDSAVMNETQLEA; encoded by the exons ATGAGTGGGATGGCATCAGATCACAAAAATTCCTCCCAGGAAGAATACATCCCACACTATCTCCAAAAGGAAGACCCCTTTGCATCAAAGCTTTCTAGAGAAGCTGATATCATAGCTGGCTTTTATTTGACAATAATTG GGATCCTTTCAACTCTGGGAAATGGGTATGTTATTTTTATGTGCTCAAAGCGAAAAAAGAAGCTGAGACCTGCTGAGATAATGACTGTTAATTTAGCAGTGTGTGATCTGGGCATTTCAG TTGTAGGTAAACCCTTCAGCATCATCTCCTTCTTTTGCCACCGCTGGATGTTTGGATGGCTAGGCTGCCGCTGGTATGGATGGGCTGGTTTCTTCTTTGGCTGTGGGAGCCTTATCACTATGACAGCTGTCAGCCTGGACAGGTACCTGAAGATCTGCCACTTGTCCTATG GTACCTGGCTTAAGAGACATCATGCATTTATCTGCCTGGCAATAATCTGGGCCTATGCTACGTTCTGGGCTACAGTGCCTTTTGCTGGGGTGGGGAGCTACGCCCCCGAACCCTTTGGGACCTCCTGCACTCTGGACTGGTGGCTGGCACAGGCTTCGGTGGCTGGACAGGCTTTTGTTCTGAGcatccttttcttctgcctcctGTTCCCAACTGCAGTGATTGTGTTTTCCtatgtcaaaataattttaaaagtcaaatcATCCACCAAAGAAGTTGCTCACTACGATACCAGGATTCAGAACAGCCACATACTTGAGATGAAGCTGACCAAG GTGGCAATGTTGATCTGTGCAGGGTTCCTCATTGCCTGGATCCCTTACGCCGTAGTCTCAGTCTGGTCAGCCTTTGGACAGCCAGATTCAGTCCCCATCCAGTTCTCAGTGATACCAACACTGCTCGCAAAGTCAGCAGCCATGTACAACCCCATCATTTACCAGGTCATTGATTGCAAGTTTTCTTGCTGCCGGTCAGGAGGGCTGAAGGCCAAGAGCTCTTTGAAGAAATCAAG gACATACACCATATCTGCACACAGGGACTCGGCAGTGATGAACGAAACCCAGCTGGAAGCATGA